In a single window of the Methanotorris formicicus Mc-S-70 genome:
- a CDS encoding transposase — MSVEVYKLFIPKDEECIAIIREIRWSDRYICPYCGSKDVVRYRCNS, encoded by the coding sequence ATGAGCGTCGAAGTATATAAGTTATTCATACCAAAGGATGAGGAGTGTATTGCAATTATAAGGGAGATTAGATGGAGTGATAGATATATTTGCCCATATTGTGGTTCGAAAGATGTTGTAAGATACAGATGTAATTCGTG